A window of Cohnella herbarum contains these coding sequences:
- the fsa gene encoding fructose-6-phosphate aldolase produces MKFFIDTANLTDIKKAYEIGILSGVTTNPSLVAKEGVKFEDRIAEILREVPEVESVSAEVTPDAVTAEEMIAQANELIKINNGDKNITIKLPMTLAGLAACRYLTKKGVKTNVTLIFTVNQALLAARAGATYVSPFLGRLDDISEDGVQLIVKVAELFRIHNLDAQIIAASVRHPDHVTRVAMAGAHIATIPFAVIEQISKHPLTDQGMEKFAADWKKAVQ; encoded by the coding sequence ATGAAATTTTTTATCGACACGGCGAATTTGACAGACATCAAAAAAGCTTATGAAATCGGCATCTTATCCGGCGTGACCACGAACCCTTCCTTAGTCGCCAAAGAAGGAGTGAAGTTTGAAGATCGCATCGCGGAAATATTGCGGGAAGTGCCCGAAGTCGAATCGGTTTCCGCCGAAGTTACGCCCGACGCGGTAACGGCCGAAGAAATGATCGCGCAAGCGAACGAACTCATTAAGATCAATAACGGAGACAAGAACATCACGATCAAACTTCCGATGACGTTAGCGGGCTTAGCGGCTTGCCGTTATTTGACCAAAAAAGGCGTGAAAACAAACGTTACGTTGATTTTCACGGTGAACCAAGCACTGTTGGCTGCCCGCGCAGGCGCAACCTACGTTTCTCCATTCCTTGGCCGCCTGGACGATATTTCGGAAGACGGCGTCCAACTAATCGTGAAAGTCGCCGAGTTGTTCCGCATTCATAACCTGGACGCGCAAATTATCGCCGCATCGGTTCGCCATCCGGATCATGTAACACGCGTAGCGATGGCCGGCGCGCATATCGCAACGATTCCTTTCGCGGTCATCGAACAGATCTCCAAGCACCCTCTGACGGATCAAGGAATGGAGAAATTCGCGGCCGATTGGAAAAAAGCGGTTCAATAA
- a CDS encoding YheC/YheD family protein, with product MNKYASTSIKSKWRKTKWMLRDSRLRPYIPETLQFSKGSLQSMLKRHTVLYFKPTGGSGGNRIIRIVKTSSGAYKLKGSRNATVSSVDALYHQLKSYSKSRGYLLQKGINLENTNGRPFDIRVMVQKPDSGKWRTTALFTKIGRQGKVVNNYNQGGKVAFLPETLRGAGYSAGKIDYTTKKLSRLGENAGYCFDRHLKGFRELGLDVAIDKSGRYWILETNTRPQFYPLRNKMNKSAYLRILKYAKQYGRYK from the coding sequence ATGAACAAATATGCCAGCACATCGATCAAAAGCAAATGGCGGAAGACGAAGTGGATGTTGCGGGATTCGCGGCTTCGTCCGTATATTCCGGAAACGCTGCAGTTTAGTAAAGGAAGTTTGCAGAGCATGCTTAAGCGGCATACCGTACTGTATTTCAAACCGACCGGCGGCTCGGGAGGAAACCGGATTATCCGGATCGTGAAGACATCGTCGGGAGCGTATAAATTAAAGGGAAGCCGCAATGCTACGGTTTCTTCGGTTGACGCGTTGTATCATCAGCTTAAATCTTACTCTAAGTCTAGGGGATATCTTCTGCAAAAAGGAATTAACCTCGAGAATACGAACGGTCGACCGTTCGATATCCGCGTGATGGTGCAAAAACCCGATTCCGGCAAGTGGAGAACAACCGCGCTGTTTACGAAGATAGGAAGGCAAGGGAAGGTCGTCAACAATTACAACCAAGGGGGAAAAGTGGCATTCCTGCCGGAAACCTTAAGGGGGGCAGGTTACTCGGCTGGTAAGATCGACTATACGACCAAGAAGTTGTCTCGTCTTGGGGAGAATGCAGGGTATTGTTTCGACCGTCATCTTAAAGGATTCCGTGAGTTAGGACTGGATGTGGCTATCGATAAGAGCGGTCGGTATTGGATTCTGGAGACGAATACTCGCCCGCAGTTCTATCCGCTTAGGAACAAGATGAATAAAAGCGCATATCTGCGAATTCTCAAATATGCCAAGCAATATGGAAGATACAAGTGA
- the tkt gene encoding transketolase translates to MPTTQTIEQLAIDTIRTLSIDAINSANSGHPGLPMGAAPMAYALWSAQLNHNPGNAKWFNRDRFVLSAGHGSALLYSLLHLSGYKVSIDDLKQFRKLNSLTPGHPEFGHTDGVDATTGPLGQGIAMAVGMAMAEAHLASKFNQDGFPVVDHHTYALVGDGCLMEGISYEAMSMAGHMKLGKLIVLYDSNDISLDGALNLSFGENVQKRAESAQWEYLRVEDGNDVAQIAKAIEAAKRNDSQPTLIEIRTIIGYGSKVAGTNKAHGNPLGKEEAKATKEVYGWQYEEEFTVPEQVKAHFEQLKSKGAAKEEEWNKLFASYSAKFPSQGRELAQAIDGSVLIDTADVLTFDASKTLSTRVASGEAINHYVKTVPSIFGGSADLSHSTMTDIKGEKTFAIDSYSGRNVYFGVREHAMGAAGNGMALHRGVKSFVSTFFVFSDYLRPSIRLAALQKLPVIYVFTHDSIAVGEDGPTHEPVEHLAALRTIPGLTVIRPSDANETASAWAYALQQKEGPVALVLSRQNLPIYESTKGNVAEVAKGAYVLTETNAQPDVILIGTGSEVSLAVNAKAELEKENLSVRVVAMPSRELFDRQSEAYKESVLPASVSNRVAIEAGISLGWERYTGPKGKILSIDTFGASGPGNEVMAYFGFTVDRVVGLAKQ, encoded by the coding sequence ATGCCTACAACGCAAACCATTGAACAATTAGCGATCGATACGATCAGAACTCTTTCCATTGATGCCATTAACAGCGCCAATTCCGGTCATCCGGGGTTGCCGATGGGAGCCGCGCCGATGGCTTACGCCCTCTGGTCCGCGCAATTGAACCATAATCCCGGTAACGCGAAGTGGTTTAACCGCGACCGGTTCGTGCTTTCGGCGGGTCACGGTTCCGCATTACTTTATAGTCTCCTGCATTTGTCGGGATATAAGGTGTCGATCGATGATTTAAAACAGTTTCGCAAGCTGAACAGCCTCACTCCGGGACATCCGGAATTCGGGCACACGGACGGCGTAGACGCCACTACGGGACCTCTGGGTCAAGGGATCGCGATGGCGGTCGGAATGGCGATGGCGGAAGCGCATCTGGCCTCCAAGTTCAATCAAGACGGTTTCCCGGTCGTCGATCATCATACGTACGCGCTAGTCGGCGACGGATGTTTAATGGAAGGGATCTCTTACGAAGCGATGTCCATGGCCGGGCATATGAAGCTTGGCAAATTAATCGTGCTGTACGATTCCAACGACATCTCCTTGGACGGAGCGCTTAACCTAAGCTTCGGGGAAAATGTGCAAAAGAGGGCGGAATCGGCGCAATGGGAATACTTAAGGGTCGAGGACGGCAACGACGTAGCGCAAATCGCGAAAGCGATCGAAGCGGCTAAACGCAACGATTCGCAACCTACCCTTATCGAAATCAGAACGATTATCGGATACGGCAGCAAGGTCGCGGGAACGAACAAAGCGCACGGCAATCCGCTCGGTAAAGAAGAAGCCAAAGCGACGAAAGAAGTATACGGCTGGCAGTACGAAGAAGAGTTCACCGTACCGGAACAAGTAAAAGCCCACTTCGAGCAACTGAAAAGCAAAGGCGCTGCCAAAGAAGAAGAGTGGAACAAACTATTCGCTTCTTACTCGGCGAAGTTTCCTTCGCAAGGACGAGAGCTCGCGCAAGCGATCGACGGTTCCGTGCTGATCGATACCGCGGACGTTCTTACTTTCGACGCGTCCAAAACGTTATCCACTCGCGTAGCTAGCGGCGAAGCGATCAACCATTACGTGAAAACCGTTCCTTCCATCTTCGGAGGAAGCGCGGATTTATCCCATTCGACGATGACGGATATTAAAGGCGAGAAAACTTTCGCCATCGATTCCTATTCGGGACGTAACGTCTACTTTGGCGTACGCGAGCATGCAATGGGAGCTGCCGGTAACGGTATGGCGCTGCATAGAGGCGTCAAGTCGTTCGTAAGTACCTTCTTCGTATTCAGCGATTATTTGCGCCCGTCCATTCGATTGGCCGCCCTGCAGAAATTGCCTGTCATTTACGTATTTACCCATGATTCCATCGCCGTAGGGGAAGACGGTCCAACGCATGAGCCCGTGGAGCACTTGGCCGCGTTGCGCACGATCCCGGGACTTACGGTCATCCGTCCGAGCGACGCGAATGAAACGGCAAGCGCATGGGCGTATGCGCTACAACAAAAAGAAGGTCCGGTAGCCCTAGTTCTTAGCCGCCAGAATCTGCCTATCTATGAATCCACTAAGGGCAATGTGGCGGAAGTGGCTAAAGGAGCTTACGTTCTCACGGAAACGAACGCTCAACCGGACGTCATCTTAATCGGAACCGGTTCCGAAGTTTCGTTGGCCGTCAATGCCAAAGCGGAGCTAGAGAAGGAAAACCTATCAGTTCGCGTCGTCGCTATGCCGAGCAGAGAACTGTTCGATCGTCAATCCGAAGCGTATAAGGAGTCCGTTCTGCCTGCTTCCGTCTCGAATCGGGTTGCCATCGAAGCCGGCATTTCGTTAGGCTGGGAACGCTATACGGGACCTAAAGGGAAGATCTTGTCGATCGACACGTTCGGCGCTTCGGGACCGGGCAACGAGGTCATGGCGTATTTCGGTTTTACCGTCGATCGCGTGGTAGGCTTAGCGAAACAATAA
- a CDS encoding glycoside hydrolase family 31 protein, which translates to MARLIKEIQTLPGELWWGGAIHDGIRMPYGMEDVQLNLTNLLENSGAPFFVSNRGRYIWHDRPFSIAFHAASIRIEYEEGEIVLADSLADLPRAFDDGAKRFFPADGRYPDPIAFTAPQYCTWMEMHYEPTQDKTIAYAKEILSNGFPPGVLIIDDNWMEDYGTWTFHSKRFPDPKTMVETLHEMGFKVMLWVCPYVSPDSFNGRMLDKKGFLVNDEEGRMAIRRWWNGCSAVLDYTLPEAFEWFKGTLDELVNRYGIDGFKFDAGDPSGDSSWAWATSFRWQGTQIPNEDCAAYSRLGLNYPLSEYRASWKTGGAPLMQRLRDKPHSWDEDGIRSLIPNSIAQGLVGSAFNCPDMVGGGWDGDLQGTPFDPELFVRYSQCAALFPMMQFSTAPWKVLNEELGTYCMDAVKLRLRMGPELLRLAEEAGRLGTPILRALEFVFPGQGFERVKDQFMLGERILVAPVLAKGAKERVIVFPEGLWLGDDASCVQGPCERTVDAPLSRLPWYRRQ; encoded by the coding sequence ATGGCACGATTAATAAAGGAAATACAAACGTTACCGGGAGAGCTTTGGTGGGGCGGGGCGATCCATGACGGGATACGGATGCCTTACGGGATGGAAGACGTTCAGTTGAATTTAACGAATTTGTTAGAGAACTCGGGAGCTCCCTTCTTCGTGTCGAACCGGGGCAGGTACATATGGCATGATCGTCCGTTCTCCATTGCATTCCATGCCGCATCGATTCGTATCGAATACGAGGAAGGGGAAATTGTGCTTGCGGACAGCCTCGCGGATTTGCCTCGGGCTTTCGACGACGGCGCGAAACGGTTTTTTCCCGCCGACGGACGTTATCCGGATCCGATCGCGTTTACGGCGCCGCAATATTGCACGTGGATGGAAATGCATTACGAGCCGACCCAGGACAAAACGATCGCTTACGCGAAAGAAATACTGAGCAATGGCTTTCCTCCGGGCGTTCTGATCATCGACGATAATTGGATGGAGGATTACGGGACGTGGACCTTCCATTCGAAGCGTTTTCCCGATCCGAAGACGATGGTGGAGACGCTCCATGAAATGGGCTTTAAGGTCATGTTGTGGGTTTGTCCCTATGTAAGTCCGGATAGCTTCAACGGAAGAATGCTAGATAAAAAAGGCTTCTTGGTTAACGACGAAGAGGGAAGAATGGCCATTCGGCGTTGGTGGAACGGCTGCAGCGCGGTACTCGACTATACGCTGCCGGAAGCGTTCGAATGGTTCAAGGGGACCCTAGACGAGCTCGTTAACCGATATGGCATTGACGGGTTCAAATTCGATGCGGGCGATCCGTCCGGCGACTCCTCTTGGGCGTGGGCGACTTCCTTTCGCTGGCAGGGCACTCAGATCCCGAACGAAGACTGCGCGGCTTATAGTCGCTTAGGCCTAAACTATCCGCTCAGCGAATATCGCGCTAGCTGGAAGACGGGGGGCGCGCCGTTAATGCAGCGGTTAAGGGACAAGCCGCATAGCTGGGATGAGGACGGGATCCGTTCGCTTATTCCGAACTCCATCGCGCAAGGGCTGGTCGGTTCCGCTTTTAATTGCCCGGATATGGTAGGGGGCGGATGGGACGGAGACTTGCAAGGGACTCCGTTCGACCCGGAGCTGTTCGTACGTTATTCGCAATGCGCCGCGTTGTTTCCGATGATGCAGTTTTCGACGGCACCCTGGAAGGTGCTCAACGAAGAGTTAGGTACTTATTGCATGGATGCCGTGAAGCTGCGCCTTCGAATGGGGCCGGAGCTGCTTCGTTTGGCGGAGGAAGCCGGCCGGCTAGGCACCCCGATCCTCCGCGCGTTGGAATTCGTCTTTCCAGGCCAAGGATTCGAGCGGGTTAAAGACCAATTCATGTTGGGAGAACGGATTCTCGTTGCCCCGGTTCTCGCCAAAGGGGCGAAGGAGCGGGTAATCGTTTTTCCCGAAGGGCTATGGTTGGGGGACGATGCAAGTTGCGTGCAAGGACCGTGCGAACGAACCGTAGACGCGCCTTTATCCCGGTTGCCTTGGTATCGACGCCAATGA
- the zwf gene encoding glucose-6-phosphate dehydrogenase, which produces MEPTTFVLFGATGDLAKRKIYPALYNLFVDGKLPQSFSLVGLGRREWTDESFRANVEQSLRQFSRREANDAELVKRFVDAFRYCVLDIGRKEDYQKLLRLIEQREEALGAPPNRMFYLSVGPEFFEPIAANIQDSGLGSAQGWKRLVIEKPFGHDLPSARDLNLKLSKAFDEQEIFRIDHYLGKPMVQKLGSLQQANPVIQALWTNRYIANVQITANETVGVEERAGYYDHIGAVRDMFQNHLLQLLMMAAIHLPHDSTSEKVRFKKKKIMEALEPVQKQEVGASVIRGQYEAGTVQGKPVVGYTSEPGIAPDSMNDTFIAARLLIEDSYWRGVPFYIRTGKRLAEKSTRIVVEFKEPIKAASETSEEGATPNLLIFEIGPNEGITLQLNTKDLEHEGEFKPVHIDIDLLGGQDNVPEAYENLIFDALRGDSTFFAHWDEVELSWQWVQPLLDAFEENLIPLHSYAAGSYGPAESDALLAQDGYHWWFDVKPEQQIQNREGEPYAYNANH; this is translated from the coding sequence ATGGAGCCAACCACATTCGTTTTGTTTGGAGCAACTGGCGATTTAGCGAAAAGAAAAATATACCCTGCTTTATATAATTTGTTCGTCGATGGCAAACTGCCGCAATCCTTTTCGTTGGTCGGCCTCGGAAGAAGAGAATGGACCGACGAGTCCTTCCGGGCCAATGTCGAGCAATCTCTTCGGCAATTTTCCAGACGCGAAGCGAACGATGCCGAGTTAGTCAAACGATTCGTGGACGCATTCCGTTATTGCGTTCTGGATATAGGCCGTAAAGAAGATTATCAGAAGCTGTTACGATTGATTGAACAGCGGGAGGAAGCGTTAGGCGCTCCGCCGAATCGGATGTTTTATTTATCGGTCGGACCCGAATTTTTCGAACCGATCGCGGCGAATATCCAAGATAGCGGACTGGGTTCGGCGCAAGGCTGGAAACGTCTCGTTATCGAGAAACCATTCGGCCACGATCTGCCATCCGCACGGGACCTAAATCTGAAACTGAGCAAAGCTTTCGACGAACAGGAAATTTTCCGAATCGACCATTACCTCGGTAAACCGATGGTTCAGAAGCTTGGGTCTCTGCAACAAGCCAATCCGGTTATTCAAGCTTTATGGACGAATCGTTATATCGCCAACGTCCAGATTACGGCCAATGAAACGGTTGGAGTCGAGGAAAGAGCGGGCTATTACGATCATATCGGCGCCGTAAGAGACATGTTCCAGAATCACCTGCTGCAATTGCTTATGATGGCCGCGATTCATCTTCCTCACGACAGTACCTCCGAGAAGGTGAGGTTCAAGAAGAAGAAGATCATGGAGGCGCTCGAGCCGGTTCAGAAACAAGAGGTCGGCGCCAGCGTAATCCGCGGGCAGTACGAAGCGGGAACCGTTCAAGGGAAGCCGGTCGTCGGCTATACTTCCGAACCGGGCATCGCGCCTGACTCCATGAACGATACGTTTATTGCCGCCCGATTGCTGATCGAGGATTCCTATTGGCGAGGCGTTCCGTTTTACATTCGTACGGGTAAAAGATTGGCGGAGAAGTCGACGAGGATCGTAGTCGAGTTCAAAGAACCGATAAAGGCGGCCTCCGAGACGAGCGAAGAGGGCGCAACGCCCAATCTGCTCATCTTCGAAATCGGGCCTAACGAAGGGATTACGCTTCAGCTCAATACGAAGGACCTCGAACATGAAGGGGAATTTAAGCCCGTTCATATCGATATCGACCTTCTAGGCGGTCAAGATAACGTTCCCGAGGCTTACGAGAATTTGATTTTCGATGCTTTGCGCGGCGATTCCACGTTCTTCGCGCATTGGGACGAAGTGGAATTGTCCTGGCAGTGGGTACAACCGCTCTTAGACGCGTTCGAAGAGAATTTAATTCCTCTTCATTCGTATGCGGCCGGCTCATACGGGCCTGCCGAGTCCGATGCGCTGCTCGCACAGGACGGCTACCATTGGTGGTTCGATGTCAAACCGGAACAACAAATTCAGAATCGAGAAGGAGAACCTTATGCCTACAACGCAAACCATTGA
- a CDS encoding LacI family DNA-binding transcriptional regulator, with product MRLEGALIKLKEIAEKANVSISTVSRIINNQGNFSDDTRRKVLDIANEYLKPGITPSRMVGISYSIAVFVPDVNDFFDNDPSSSADLNDLKEEFESYGHQFHMATHTADLSPASSAYRLLNEKKIDAAVIFDPFVGDSLVEELMNRGIPYLITNGRNYEAAQNYIDYDNRKGAYDVIHYLYGLGHRQIGMIAGPSEHLVNENRLRGCRDAFLQLGMPWMESNILMGAFDPAHGHQAVKKMLAEHPDITAIFAFNDIIAFGAMKGLAELKLRVPRDVSLIGFDDLKLSEFMMPPLTTVRRFRYDISQLIVKMLTELITNKNISEVNISLKTELIERESCAKVMVREQ from the coding sequence ATCAGACTGGAGGGGGCACTCATTAAGCTCAAAGAGATCGCCGAAAAGGCCAACGTTTCGATCAGTACCGTTTCCCGCATTATTAACAATCAGGGAAATTTCAGCGATGATACCCGTCGTAAAGTGCTTGACATTGCCAATGAGTATTTGAAGCCGGGGATCACTCCTTCCAGAATGGTTGGCATCTCCTATAGCATCGCGGTGTTCGTACCCGACGTGAACGATTTTTTCGATAACGATCCTTCCTCCTCCGCGGATTTGAACGATCTGAAAGAAGAGTTCGAGTCTTACGGGCATCAGTTCCATATGGCGACCCATACGGCGGATTTATCCCCCGCATCCTCGGCCTATCGGCTCTTGAACGAGAAAAAAATCGACGCGGCCGTCATTTTCGACCCTTTCGTCGGGGATAGTCTCGTAGAAGAACTTATGAACCGGGGAATTCCATATTTGATTACCAACGGCAGAAACTACGAAGCCGCGCAAAATTATATCGATTACGATAATCGCAAAGGCGCTTATGACGTCATTCATTATTTGTACGGTTTAGGGCACAGGCAAATCGGAATGATCGCGGGCCCGAGCGAGCACTTGGTTAACGAAAACAGGCTTCGGGGATGCCGCGACGCTTTTCTCCAATTGGGGATGCCTTGGATGGAATCGAACATTCTGATGGGGGCATTCGATCCCGCGCACGGACATCAAGCGGTGAAAAAAATGCTCGCGGAGCATCCGGACATTACCGCGATATTCGCTTTTAACGATATCATCGCCTTCGGGGCGATGAAAGGGCTGGCGGAGTTGAAGCTACGCGTGCCGAGAGACGTTTCGCTTATCGGCTTCGACGATTTGAAACTTTCCGAGTTTATGATGCCGCCGCTGACGACCGTCCGCAGATTCCGATACGATATCAGCCAGTTGATCGTAAAGATGCTGACGGAGTTAATTACGAACAAAAATATTTCGGAAGTGAACATCAGCTTAAAGACGGAGCTTATCGAGCGAGAATCGTGCGCCAAGGTTATGGTTCGAGAACAATAG
- a CDS encoding DUF4386 domain-containing protein, giving the protein MTMNSYRKTAVAIGLLFLIATVAYMVGSGLIDSVIHSEQSLEQVYPERTKVMTGVFLELINAVAVVCIAILMFPILKKQNEAMAIGYYGSRIMESVFLLASIIGILLLVAASQDYAGSGATEGSYYDTIKTLTTKGYDLAFDLAMLVLSLGSLMFCYLLYRSQLVPRILSVIGLIGYVALLASSCLGIIGKDPGMLLFIPGAVFEIVFPIWLIVKGFNFKAKD; this is encoded by the coding sequence ATGACAATGAACTCGTACAGAAAAACCGCGGTAGCCATAGGGTTATTATTTCTCATCGCGACGGTCGCCTATATGGTCGGAAGCGGGCTGATCGATTCCGTAATCCATAGTGAACAATCGCTTGAGCAGGTCTATCCTGAACGAACGAAAGTAATGACGGGTGTGTTTCTTGAACTGATTAACGCGGTTGCGGTCGTGTGTATTGCCATACTCATGTTTCCAATCCTTAAAAAGCAGAACGAAGCGATGGCTATAGGGTACTACGGTTCTAGAATTATGGAATCGGTTTTTCTTTTAGCGAGTATTATCGGCATTTTGTTGCTTGTTGCTGCAAGTCAAGATTATGCGGGCTCAGGGGCAACTGAAGGTTCATATTACGATACGATAAAGACTCTTACGACTAAAGGGTACGATTTGGCTTTCGACCTGGCCATGTTAGTTCTTAGCTTGGGCAGTTTAATGTTTTGTTATTTGCTTTATCGATCGCAGCTTGTCCCGCGAATCCTTTCCGTCATTGGTCTAATTGGTTATGTCGCTTTATTAGCCAGCAGTTGTTTAGGAATTATCGGTAAAGATCCGGGCATGCTGCTGTTTATACCGGGAGCCGTATTCGAAATCGTTTTTCCGATATGGTTGATTGTTAAAGGTTTTAATTTTAAAGCGAAAGACTGA
- a CDS encoding LysR family transcriptional regulator encodes MNNNYELYKVFYWAAKTGSLTQAAKALYLTQPSVSHAIKQLEDSFGITLFYRNSKGVSLTQEGTILYSYIEKSQILISLAEEKLAALKNLDSGELRIGGSDSLFKHYMLPYLEDFHRKHPSIKLHLNHGTTPEVIAFLKEGRIDLGVVRMPIVDSQLEVRESIQLQDCFVAGARYAELKNMVLSLEMLLRYPVILFSRNSRARMAITELFQGYGYKLKPEIEVGSVDLLIEFARRGLGISYVTREFVSKELEDGSLFEIQLDVQLPPSNVGIMIMRNMPLSSAASEFIESIR; translated from the coding sequence ATGAACAATAACTACGAATTGTACAAAGTTTTTTATTGGGCGGCGAAAACGGGCAGTTTAACTCAGGCCGCCAAGGCGCTATATCTTACTCAACCCAGCGTTAGCCACGCCATCAAGCAGTTGGAAGACAGCTTCGGTATCACTTTGTTTTATCGGAACTCAAAAGGCGTTTCGCTGACGCAGGAGGGAACGATTCTTTATTCCTATATCGAAAAGTCGCAGATTTTAATCTCGCTGGCCGAAGAAAAACTCGCCGCGTTAAAAAATCTCGACAGCGGCGAGCTGCGAATCGGAGGAAGCGATTCGTTGTTCAAGCATTACATGCTGCCCTATCTGGAAGATTTTCATCGGAAACATCCTAGCATCAAGCTGCACTTAAATCACGGAACGACGCCGGAGGTCATCGCTTTTTTGAAGGAAGGCAGAATCGATTTGGGCGTCGTGCGCATGCCGATCGTCGATTCCCAATTAGAAGTGAGGGAAAGTATCCAGCTGCAGGATTGTTTCGTGGCGGGGGCTCGTTATGCCGAGCTTAAAAACATGGTGCTTTCGCTTGAGATGCTGCTCCGCTACCCTGTTATCTTGTTCTCCAGGAACAGCCGGGCACGAATGGCCATTACGGAATTGTTTCAAGGATACGGCTATAAACTCAAGCCCGAAATCGAGGTCGGGAGCGTGGATCTGTTAATCGAGTTCGCGCGAAGAGGTCTCGGCATCTCTTACGTCACTAGAGAGTTCGTCTCGAAGGAGCTGGAGGACGGCTCCCTGTTCGAGATCCAATTAGACGTGCAACTGCCTCCCTCTAACGTAGGGATTATGATAATGCGCAACATGCCTCTGTCCAGCGCGGCTAGCGAATTTATCGAAAGCATCCGGTAA
- the gndA gene encoding NADP-dependent phosphogluconate dehydrogenase, giving the protein MSKQQIGVVGLAVMGKNLALNIESKGFSVALYNRSREKTDELLAEAKGKNLVGAYSVEQFVQSLETPRKILIMVKAGQATDDTINQLVPYLSQGDILIDGGNAYFPDTQRRNIELEAKGFRFIGAGVSGGEEGALNGPAIMPGGQKDAYELVEPILTAISAKVNGDPCSTYIGEGGAGHYVKMVHNGIEYGDMQLIGEAYHLLKDVLGLNTSELHDIFTEWNNGELDSYLIEITADIFGKTDPETGKPMVDVILDSAGQKGTGKWTSQSALDLGVPLSIITESVFARFISAMKEERVAASKKLFGPETSEYDGDPKEFIEAVRKALYASKIASYAQGFAQMRAASEAYGWNLEYGNIAMIFRGGCIIRARFLQNIKDAYDRDPSLKNLFLDEYFSEIVGKYQGAWRNVIAIAVSRGIPIPAFSSALAYYDSYRSERLPANLLQAQRDYFGAHTFERLDQKGSFHFQWMN; this is encoded by the coding sequence ATGAGTAAACAACAAATCGGCGTGGTCGGCTTAGCCGTCATGGGCAAAAACTTGGCTCTGAATATCGAAAGCAAAGGATTCTCCGTTGCTCTATATAATCGTTCGCGCGAGAAAACCGATGAATTATTGGCGGAAGCGAAAGGGAAGAACTTAGTTGGAGCTTACAGCGTCGAACAATTCGTTCAATCGCTCGAAACTCCGCGTAAAATACTAATTATGGTTAAAGCGGGTCAAGCGACGGACGATACGATTAATCAACTCGTTCCTTATCTTAGCCAAGGGGATATCCTGATCGACGGCGGCAACGCTTATTTCCCCGACACGCAAAGAAGAAATATAGAGCTTGAAGCGAAAGGGTTCCGCTTTATCGGAGCGGGCGTATCGGGCGGAGAAGAAGGCGCGCTTAACGGTCCGGCGATTATGCCGGGAGGCCAGAAGGATGCGTATGAGCTCGTAGAACCGATCTTGACCGCCATTTCGGCGAAAGTTAACGGCGATCCTTGCTCCACTTATATCGGTGAAGGCGGCGCCGGGCATTACGTCAAAATGGTCCATAACGGGATCGAATACGGCGATATGCAATTGATCGGCGAAGCGTATCATTTGTTGAAAGACGTATTGGGCCTAAATACGAGCGAACTTCATGACATCTTTACCGAATGGAACAACGGAGAGCTGGATTCCTATTTGATCGAAATTACGGCGGATATATTCGGTAAGACGGATCCGGAGACGGGCAAGCCGATGGTCGATGTCATTCTGGATTCGGCGGGACAGAAAGGAACCGGGAAGTGGACAAGTCAGAGCGCGCTGGATTTGGGCGTGCCATTGTCCATCATTACGGAGTCCGTGTTCGCCAGGTTTATTTCCGCGATGAAGGAAGAGCGCGTTGCGGCCAGCAAGAAGCTGTTCGGTCCCGAGACGTCGGAATACGACGGCGATCCTAAGGAATTCATCGAAGCCGTTCGCAAAGCTCTGTACGCCAGCAAGATCGCTTCTTACGCGCAAGGTTTCGCACAGATGCGAGCCGCTTCCGAAGCCTACGGCTGGAATCTGGAATACGGCAATATTGCGATGATTTTCCGCGGGGGCTGTATTATTCGGGCAAGGTTCCTGCAAAACATCAAGGACGCTTACGACCGCGATCCATCGCTCAAAAACCTGTTCCTGGACGAATATTTCAGCGAGATCGTCGGCAAATATCAGGGAGCTTGGAGAAACGTCATCGCTATTGCCGTGTCTAGAGGCATTCCGATTCCTGCGTTTTCTTCGGCTCTGGCTTATTACGATAGCTATCGTTCGGAAAGATTGCCGGCTAATCTACTGCAAGCGCAAAGGGATTATTTCGGGGCTCATACGTTCGAGCGGTTGGATCAAAAGGGAAGCTTCCATTTTCAATGGATGAATTAA